The Bdellovibrionota bacterium genome contains the following window.
GGCCGACCGTGGGATTAAGAATGCTGTTGTCAGTGTTGCTGGAGTGAAAGGAAAGCCCCAGGGCAACCCCACACTGGACCAGAAAGGATGCACCTTTGCTCCTCACGTCGCGATTGTGCCGACGGGAGGATCTCTGGATATTCTTAATAACGATGGCATCCTGCACAATTTCCATACCCATAGCAGCAAGAATGCGGTCATTAACAAAGCACAGCCCGGCTTTAAGAAAAAAATGACAGAAACCTTTGCGCAGGCGGAGGCAATAAAGGTTGTCTGTGACGCGCATTCGTGGATGGCAGGTTGGGTTGTCGTTACCGATGACAAATCCGCGGTGAGCGCGGATGGCGGCGCCTTTAAAATTGCCAATGTTCCGCCGGGAACACACAAGGTCGAAGTGTGGCATGAGACCTTGGGAAAGCTGACTAAAGAGGTTACCGTCAAAGCCGGTGAGGAGGCTA
Protein-coding sequences here:
- a CDS encoding carboxypeptidase regulatory-like domain-containing protein: MELKLMAGRIGRTLVAVSGGLLILGVFQPLWAQSGGSISGRVVFVGDAPQAKKVKVTKDNEKCGSEILNEELIVSADRGIKNAVVSVAGVKGKPQGNPTLDQKGCTFAPHVAIVPTGGSLDILNNDGILHNFHTHSSKNAVINKAQPGFKKKMTETFAQAEAIKVVCDAHSWMAGWVVVTDDKSAVSADGGAFKIANVPPGTHKVEVWHETLGKLTKEVTVKAGEEAKITIELSKK